From the Deltaproteobacteria bacterium genome, the window GGGCAGGGCACCGTCGCGCTCGAGATGCTGGGCGCGGTCCCGAACCTGGACGCGATGGTCGTGCCGGTCGGCGGGGGAGGGCTGATCTCGGGAATGGCCGTCGCCGCGCACGCGCTGCGGCCGGAGCTCGAGATCTTCGGGGTGGAGTCGGCGCGCTTTCCGTCGCTGAAGCAGGCGCTCGCGGGCGAGCCGATCGTCTGTGGCGACTCGACCATCGCGGGCGGGATCGCCGTGAAGGTGCCCGGCGCGCTCGCGCTTCCGATCGTGCGCGAGCACGTGCGCGACATCCTGCTGGTGGACGAGGAGCAGATCGAGGCCGCGATCCTGCTCCTGCTCGAAGTCGAAAAGACCGTCGCGGAGGGCGCGGGTGCCGCGGCGCTCGCCGCCGTGCTCGCGCACCGCGCGATCTTCGCGAAGCGCCGCGTCGGGATCGTGATCTCGGGCGGGAACATCGACATGCTCGTGCTCGCGCACGTGATCGAGCGCGGGCTCGCGCGCACCGAGCGGCTCGCGCGCGTCGTGGTCCGGATTCGCGACGTGCCCGGGGCGCTCGCCGCGGTCACGACCGCGATCGCGAATGCCGGTGCCAACGTGGTCGAGGTCCTGCACGAGCGCGCCTTCGCGCGCGGGCCCGCGGGCGAGGCCGAGGTCGAGTTCGTGCTCGAGACGCGCGGCGCGGAGCACCTGCGCGAGATCCTGGAGCAGCTGAACGCGATGGGGCACGTCGCGCGGGCGGAGCCGCGCTAGCGGGGTAGAATGCCGAGATGCCGACACCGTTCGCCTTCAATCCGTTCGAGGATCCGACCCGACGCGACCCGTTCCCGTTCTACGCGCGCGGCCGCGAGCTCCGCGTGCACCGCCATCCCGGGCTGCCGGTCGTGTCCGTCTTCGGCTACGCAGACACCGTCGACGTGCTCCGCGACTGGCGCGCCTGGTCGAACCGGTTTCCGGCGCCGCCGGACTTTCCCGAGCTCGAGGAGCGCACGCCGAGCATGCTGGGCACCGATCCGCCCGAGCACGACCGGCTGCGCGGGCTGGTGAACCAGGCCTTCACGCCGAAGATCATCCGGCGTCTCGAGCCGCGAATGATCGAGATCGCAAATCAGCTCCTCGACGCGGCGCTCGAGAGGCGAGAGGTCGACCTGGTCCAGGCGCTGACTTATCCGCTTCCGGTCACGATCATCGCCGAGATCATCGGCGTTCCGACCGAGGACAACGCGCGCTTCAAGGACTGGTCCGACAAGCTGGTCGAGAACCTGGGCTCCGGCCTGCTCGCGCCCCCCGACCGCGCCACGCTCGAGCGCAACCGCAGGATCGTCGCGGAGCTCGGCGAGTACTTCTCGAAGCTCGTCGAGGAGCGGCGCAGGTCGCCGCGCGAGGACCTGCTCACGGGGCTCGCGCAGGCCGAGCTCGAGGGCTCGAAGCTGGATTTCGACGAGCTGCTGCAGATGCTGATCCTGCTGCTCGTCGCCGGGAACGAGACCACGACGACGCTGATCGGCAACGCCGCGCTCACGCTTCTCGATCACCCCGCGGAGCTCGAGCGACTGCGCCGCGATCCGTCGCTCGTCCCCTCCGCAATCGAGGAGGTGCTGCGCTTCTCGTCGCCGGTGCAGATGGATCCGCGCCGCGCCACCGCCGACACCGAGCTCTGCGGCGAGAAGCTTCGCGAGGGCGAGATCGCGCTCTGCTGGCTCGGCTCCGCGAATCGCGACGCCTCGGTCTTCCGCGATCCCGATCGCTTCGACGTCGGCCGGAAGGAGAACCGCCATCTCGCGTTCGGCTTCGGCACCCACTACTGCCTGGGCTCGAACCTCGCGAGGCTCGAGGCGCAGATCGCGCTGCGCGCGCTGCTCGAGCGCACCCGGAGCTTCGAGCTCGCGACCGCCGAGCCGCTGCCGCTGCACCGCAGCATCGTGTTCCGCAGCTTCACGCGGATTCCGGTCGAGCTCGTGCCCGCCTGAGCCTCAGCGGAGGACGCGGCCGATCCGCTCCAGCGCCTCGCGGAGCCGGGCTTCCGGCGCGGTGCAGGAGAAGCGCAGGAATCCCTCGCCCGCCTGGCCGAAGTCGACTCCGGGCGTGACCGCGACGTGGGCCTGCTCCAGGATTCTCGAGGCCAGCGCAGTCGAGTCACTCGCGAAGCGGCGCGCGTCTGCAAAGACGTAGAATGCGCCGCGCGGAATCACCGGGACCTCGAGGCCCAGGCGCGAGAGCCCGTCGATCAGCAGAGCGCGCCGCGCTCCGTAGCTCTCGCGCATCGCCGCAGTCGTCGCCTCGCCGTGCTCGAGCGCCGCGACTCCGGCGCGCTGCGCGAAGCTCGAGACCGAGATGAAGAGATTCTGCGCCAGGCTCTGCAGCGCGCGCATCGCGCCGGAAGGCGCGATCGCGTAGCCGAGCCGGAAGCCGGTCATCGCGTAGCGCTTGGAGAATCCATCGAGCACGAACACGTCGTCGCCGAGCTCGAGCGCGGATGTGACGCGAGCGCCGTCGTAGACCAGCCCGTCGTAGATCTCGTCCGAGACCAGCGGCAGGCCGAGCGCGTGCAGGGCCTCGAGGTCGGCGCGTGCCTGGATCGCGCCGGTGGGATTCGCGGGCGACGCGACCACGATCGCGCGCGTGCGCGGCGTGATCGCCTTGCGGACGTCGTCGGCGCGAAGCGGGTAGCCCTGGTCGGCGCGCGTCGGGACGAAGACCGGCACTCCGCCCGCGGCGCGGATCAGGTTCGGGTAGCAGGCGTAGTGCGGCGTGCCGAGCACGACCTCGTCTCCCGGGTCGAGCAGGTAGGTGAAGACGAGCAGGAGCGCGGGAGAGGTGCCGGCGGTGACGAGGACGCGCTCGGCGTCGAGCCGGACGCCGCTCCTGCGCTGGTGACTGCGAGCGATCGCCTCGCGCAGCTCGAGCGTGCCGCGGCTGTCGGTGTAGCGCGAGGGCTCGCTCGCGAGCGCGCGCCGCGCGGCCTCGACCGCGGCCTCGGGCGCGGGGAACTCGGGCTCGCCGATCTCGAGGTGGATCAGATCCGCGCCCGCGCGCTCCAGCTCGAACGCGCGCTCCATCACCTCCATCGCGAGGAAGGGAGCGATGCTCCGCGCGCGCAGCGACGGTCGAGTCATGGCGACGAGTTACGCGGCCTGCGGCAGGGTGTCAAACTGGACTCGGGTTCCCCGTCGGTTCAGAATCGCCAGGCGGAGGAAGACGCGATGAGAGCCGCGACATTCCAGGGTCTGGGTCAGCCGCTGACAGTCGAGGAGCGCCCGGATCCCAAGCCCGGTCCGGGCGAGCTCGTTCTGCGCGTGAAGAGCTGTGGGATCTGCGGCTCCGATCTCCACATCGCGGATCTCCCTCCGGGCCTGCCGCCGGGAACCGTGATGGGACACGAATTCGCCGGCGAGGTGGTCGAGGTCGCCGCCGACGCGAAGGCGCTCTGGAAGCCCGGTGATCGGATTTGCGCGCTTCCCGCGATCGGCTGCGGAAAATGCCGCGCCTGCCTCACGGGCGACGTGACGCGCTGCCCGACGCTTCGCGGCACGGGGCTGGGTCAGCTGCCGGGAGCGTACGCGGAGTACGCGATTGCCGGTGCGGCCGAGTCACTGCGCCTTCCCGACGGAGTGAGCTACCGCGAGGGCGCCCTGGTCGAGCCGCTCTCGGTCGGGCTGCACGCGGTGAACACGGCGAGGCTCGAGCCGGGCGACCGGGTCATGGTGATCGGGGCGGGGCCGATCGGCCTTTCGGTCACGGCCTGGGCGCGATTCTTCGGCGCGCGCAGCGTGGTGGTGAGCGAACGCGCACCCGGCCGGCTCGCGCTCGCCGAGAAGTTCGGCGCCACCGCGGTGGCCGACGCCTCCAAGGACGACCCGGTCGCGGTCTTCGAGCGCGAAACGGGCGGTCCGCCCGACGTGATCTTCGAGTGCGTCGGCGCGCCCGGGCTCCTGCAGCAGTGCCTGGGCATGGTGCGGCCGCGCGGCCGGGTGGTGGTCGTCGGTGTCTGCATGCAGCCGGACACGATCTTCCCGGTGATGGCGGTCGTGAAGGAGATCGAGCTGCGCTTCGTGGTCGCCTACCGGCTCCAGGATTTCGAGCTCACGATCGAGATGCTCGATCGCGGGCGGATTCCCGGGCGCGAGATGGTCACCGACGTGGTCGATCTGGCGGCCTTCCCGAGCGCGTTCGAGGCGCTGAAGAAGCCGACTTCGCAGTGCAAGGTGATTCTCGAGCCTTGATCGGATCGGGACAAAACCCTCGGATCGGAGCGCGCGGCGGCGGGACCGCGCTCTCCTCGGGGGTCCCCTCCGGCGGCCCTTCGACCCTCCTCGTCGAGCGCGGTCCCGCCGCCGCGCGCGGAGCGGAGAGGAGAGAGAGCAAGGAGAAGGTATGAGTGGAGGCGGATTTCCAGAGCCTCGGATGGTTTGCTCCAACGGCATACGCATGGCGGTGTACGAGGCGGGGCGGGGGCCGGCGGTGGTGTTGTCGCACGGCTTCCCGGAGCTTGCGTACTCGTGGCGGCACCAGCTTCCCGCGCTCGCGGCCGCGGGCTTCCGGGTGATCGCGCCCGACCAGCGCGGCTACGGTGGGACGGACCGGCCCGAAGCGGTCGAGGCCTACGACATGGCCCAGCTAACGGCCGATCTGGTGGGCCTGCTCGACGAGGCGGGGATCGCGAAGGCGGTCTTCTGCGGCCACGACTGGGGCGGAGCCGTGGTCTGGGCGATGGGCCAGCGGCACCCGTCGCGCGTCGCGGGGATCATCGGCGTGAACACGCCGTTCATGCCGCGCTCGCCGCTGCCGCCGGTCGAGCTGCTGCGCGCGACGATGGGCCCCGAGCACTACATCGTGCACTTCCAGATCCCGGGCGACGCCGATCGAAGGCTCGCCGCCGACGTGGGGCGCGTCTTCGACCGGATCATGCGCAAGGGGATCAAGGCGAGCGATCTCGATACCAGCCGCGGAATCCAGAATCTGGCCACGGCGGTCGAGAGCGGAGACGCGCTCGGCGAGCCGCTGCTCTCCGCCGAGGAGCGCGCGGTCTTCGTGCGCGCCTACGAGCGGACGGGCTTCACGGGCGGAATCAACTGGTACCGGAACATCGACCGGAACTGGCGCGACTCCGAGCGGCTTCCCGCGAAGATCGAGGCGCCCGGCTTGATGATCTGCGCCGAGGACGACTTCGCGCTTCCTCCGACCCTCGCGGACGGAATGGAGACGTACGTCCCGCGGCTCGAGAAGCGGCTGATCCGCGACTGCGGTCACTGGACGCAACAGGAGAAGCCCGAGGAGCTGAACGCGCTCCTGATCGACTGGCTCACGCGGACGGTCGCGCGCGAGAGCTGAGTCGGGCCCGGTCTAGGAGCCCGCGTTCTCGAGCGACTTCCGGCCGGCCTCGGCCTCGACCGCATCCACCAGATCCTCGGCGTCCTCGAGCGGAAGAGCCCGCCGGAGCCGGGACATGACCCCGGCCCAGCGCAGGGCCTCCTGGGGCGCGGATCCTGCGGAATCCGCGGCCTCTGCGATCGGCAGGAGCGAGATCACGTCGCCCTGGAG encodes:
- a CDS encoding threonine ammonia-lyase, which gives rise to MSEIGIGEVRAAAAAIHGAVERTPCLLSRTLSQIAGCELYLKFENLQFTASFKDRGALAKLRSLSPGEREAGVIAMSAGNHAQGVAYHAQRLGIRAVVVMPRFTPTIKVEHARAFGAEVVLEGDTLEDASKRAHAIERERGLVFVHPYDDARVIAGQGTVALEMLGAVPNLDAMVVPVGGGGLISGMAVAAHALRPELEIFGVESARFPSLKQALAGEPIVCGDSTIAGGIAVKVPGALALPIVREHVRDILLVDEEQIEAAILLLLEVEKTVAEGAGAAALAAVLAHRAIFAKRRVGIVISGGNIDMLVLAHVIERGLARTERLARVVVRIRDVPGALAAVTTAIANAGANVVEVLHERAFARGPAGEAEVEFVLETRGAEHLREILEQLNAMGHVARAEPR
- a CDS encoding cytochrome P450, producing MPTPFAFNPFEDPTRRDPFPFYARGRELRVHRHPGLPVVSVFGYADTVDVLRDWRAWSNRFPAPPDFPELEERTPSMLGTDPPEHDRLRGLVNQAFTPKIIRRLEPRMIEIANQLLDAALERREVDLVQALTYPLPVTIIAEIIGVPTEDNARFKDWSDKLVENLGSGLLAPPDRATLERNRRIVAELGEYFSKLVEERRRSPREDLLTGLAQAELEGSKLDFDELLQMLILLLVAGNETTTTLIGNAALTLLDHPAELERLRRDPSLVPSAIEEVLRFSSPVQMDPRRATADTELCGEKLREGEIALCWLGSANRDASVFRDPDRFDVGRKENRHLAFGFGTHYCLGSNLARLEAQIALRALLERTRSFELATAEPLPLHRSIVFRSFTRIPVELVPA
- a CDS encoding pyridoxal phosphate-dependent aminotransferase, which produces MTRPSLRARSIAPFLAMEVMERAFELERAGADLIHLEIGEPEFPAPEAAVEAARRALASEPSRYTDSRGTLELREAIARSHQRRSGVRLDAERVLVTAGTSPALLLVFTYLLDPGDEVVLGTPHYACYPNLIRAAGGVPVFVPTRADQGYPLRADDVRKAITPRTRAIVVASPANPTGAIQARADLEALHALGLPLVSDEIYDGLVYDGARVTSALELGDDVFVLDGFSKRYAMTGFRLGYAIAPSGAMRALQSLAQNLFISVSSFAQRAGVAALEHGEATTAAMRESYGARRALLIDGLSRLGLEVPVIPRGAFYVFADARRFASDSTALASRILEQAHVAVTPGVDFGQAGEGFLRFSCTAPEARLREALERIGRVLR
- a CDS encoding zinc-binding dehydrogenase → MRAATFQGLGQPLTVEERPDPKPGPGELVLRVKSCGICGSDLHIADLPPGLPPGTVMGHEFAGEVVEVAADAKALWKPGDRICALPAIGCGKCRACLTGDVTRCPTLRGTGLGQLPGAYAEYAIAGAAESLRLPDGVSYREGALVEPLSVGLHAVNTARLEPGDRVMVIGAGPIGLSVTAWARFFGARSVVVSERAPGRLALAEKFGATAVADASKDDPVAVFERETGGPPDVIFECVGAPGLLQQCLGMVRPRGRVVVVGVCMQPDTIFPVMAVVKEIELRFVVAYRLQDFELTIEMLDRGRIPGREMVTDVVDLAAFPSAFEALKKPTSQCKVILEP
- a CDS encoding alpha/beta hydrolase, which codes for MSGGGFPEPRMVCSNGIRMAVYEAGRGPAVVLSHGFPELAYSWRHQLPALAAAGFRVIAPDQRGYGGTDRPEAVEAYDMAQLTADLVGLLDEAGIAKAVFCGHDWGGAVVWAMGQRHPSRVAGIIGVNTPFMPRSPLPPVELLRATMGPEHYIVHFQIPGDADRRLAADVGRVFDRIMRKGIKASDLDTSRGIQNLATAVESGDALGEPLLSAEERAVFVRAYERTGFTGGINWYRNIDRNWRDSERLPAKIEAPGLMICAEDDFALPPTLADGMETYVPRLEKRLIRDCGHWTQQEKPEELNALLIDWLTRTVARES